A stretch of Pirellulales bacterium DNA encodes these proteins:
- the lexA gene encoding transcriptional repressor LexA: MIELDRLTKRQRAVYEFIRDKIRNRGYGPTVREIGDQFQISSPNGVMCHLKALEKKGLITREPNMSRAIQLVAEPIDQRGLPLAGRVAAGVLHEAIEQNERVDFEAMFSKKNLFVLEVSGESMIDAQIADGDYVVVHKQRTAHPGQIVVAQTEDGEATLKRWFPEANRIRLEPANPTMKPIYVKDARVLGVVVGVVRKVD; encoded by the coding sequence ATGATCGAACTGGATCGGCTCACCAAGCGGCAACGGGCCGTCTATGAATTCATCCGCGACAAGATTCGCAACCGGGGCTACGGCCCGACCGTGCGCGAAATCGGCGACCAATTCCAGATCAGCTCGCCGAACGGCGTGATGTGCCATCTCAAGGCACTCGAAAAGAAGGGACTCATTACCCGCGAGCCGAACATGTCGCGAGCGATTCAGCTCGTGGCCGAACCCATCGATCAGCGCGGGCTGCCGCTTGCCGGACGGGTCGCGGCCGGCGTGCTACACGAAGCCATCGAGCAAAACGAACGGGTCGATTTCGAGGCCATGTTCAGCAAGAAAAATCTGTTCGTGCTGGAAGTGAGCGGCGAATCGATGATCGACGCCCAAATCGCGGATGGCGATTATGTGGTCGTGCACAAGCAGCGCACGGCCCATCCGGGCCAGATCGTGGTCGCGCAAACCGAGGACGGCGAAGCCACGCTCAAGCGCTGGTTTCCGGAAGCCAACCGCATTCGCCTGGAGCCCGCCAACCCGACGATGAAGCCGATCTATGTAAAGGATGCGCGGGTGCTAGGGGTGGTGGTCGGCGTGGTGAGAAAAGTGGATTGA